A stretch of the Panicum virgatum strain AP13 chromosome 9N, P.virgatum_v5, whole genome shotgun sequence genome encodes the following:
- the LOC120689344 gene encoding uncharacterized protein LOC120689344, with product MRTLGPILWDFERRSMTFWRDGQRVQWLGSSPTLLPRVTALSPVDLLALLIAEFADVFEEPMQLPPQRRLDHRIHLLPGTAPVAVRPYRYPQLLKDEIERQCAEMLKQGIIRPSTSAFSLPVLLVRKRGGSWRFCIDYRALNASTVRDMFPIPIVDELLDELKGAMFFTKLDLRSGYHQVHMHVDDIHKTAFRTHHGHFEFLVMAFGHTNAPSTFQALMNEVLSPFLRQFVLVFFDDILIYSRTWAEHLSHIPQVLAVLREHSLFLKKSKCCFAERSVAYLGHIISSTGVAMDPSKIEAVQAWPQPRSIKALRGFLGLTGYYRRFIKNYGTIAAPLMALLKRETFLWSPAATEAFLALKTALTSGPTLELPDFSAPFIVDCDASDTGVGAVLHQGAGPIAFFSRAMAPHHAKLAAYERELIGLVKAVKHWRPYLWVRPFTVRTDHFALKYLLDQQLSTIPQHTWVSKLFGYDFAVEFKPGRQNAAADALSHCDESVVFPAACAISRPDIELFEDFRQGHEGVQKTLHRLRASFYNPGANRLVRDYIHGCATCQRNKTEHLHPAGLLQPLPVPTAVWQDIALDFVEGFPRVGGKSAVLTVVDRFSKYAHFIALGHPYSATSVARAFFDQIVRLHGIPCSIVSNRDPIFTSAFWTELFNLSGVELHLSSAFHPQTDGQSEVTNRILGVYLRCLAGDRPRSWLCWLPWTEFCYNSSYQTALRATPFEVVYGRPLPTMASYQPGVARVTALDKQLKERDVFLQEIRDRLLAAQATMKQYYDKGHRDVALQVGDWAWLRLHHRSAAGITDKSSGKLAPKYYGPYLVLERIGDVAYRLQLPPRSKIHNVFHVVFLKKHQGDPPPAIVPLPPVIHGRVVPTPASVKRACLNRGVWKLCVRWVGRDASDSTWEKLEEFRETYPEFQLEDELFREEGGNVVDAFVGIQYRRWNKGSSAGPSSSG from the exons ATGAGGACTCTCGGTCCTATTCTCTGGGACTTCGAGCGCCGCTCCATGACGTTCTGGCGCGACGGCCAGCGCGTCCAGTGGCTGGGCTCGTCCCCGACACTACTGCCGCGCGTGACCGCGCTGTCCCCCGTCGACCTCCTGGCGCTCCTCATCGCCGAGTTCGCCGACGTCTTCGAGGAACCTATGCAGCTTCCACCGCAGCGCCGCCTGGACCACCGGATTCACCTCCTGCCGGGAACGGCTCCGGTGGCCGTGCGTCCATACCGCTACCCCCAGCTCCTCAAGGACGAGATCGAGCGTCAATGCGCTGAGATGCTCAAGCAGGGCATCATCCGCCCGAGCACCTCCGCATTCTCCTTGCCGGTACTCCTCGTCCGCAAGAGGGGCGGCTCTTGGCGCTTCTGCATCGACTACAGGGCGTTGAATGCGAGCACCGTCCGCGACATGTTCCCGATCCCCATCGTCGACGAGCTGCTGGACGAGCTCAAGGGGGCGATGTTCTTCACCAAGCTCGATCTGCGTAGCGGCTATCATCAAGTCCACATGCACGTCGACGACATCCACAAGACGGCGTTCCGCACTCACCATGGCCACTTCGAATTCCTGGTGATGGCGTTCGGGCACACGAACGCTCCGTCGACATTCCAGGCGTTGATGAACGAGGTTCTGAGTCCGTTCCTTCGTCAATTTGTGCTTGTGTTTTTtgatgatattttgatctacagTCGCACATGGGCTGAGCACTTGAGCCACATCCCCCAGGTCCTCGCTGTACTGCGCGAGCACTCCCTCTTCCTCAAGAAATCCAAGTGCTGCTTTGCAGAACGCAGCGTGGCATATCTCGGCCACATCATATCCTCCACGGGTGTCGCCATGGACCCCTCCAAGATCGAAGCTGTCCAGGCCTGGCCTCAGCCACGCTCGATCAAGGCGCTGCGCGGCTTCCTCGGCCTCACCGGCTACTACCGGCGCTTCATCAAGAACTACGGCACCATCGCTGCTCCATTGATGGCCTTGCTCAAGCGCGAGACCTTTTTGTGGTCGCCGGCCGCTACTGAGGCGTTCCTGGCGCTCAAGACGGCCCTCACCTCTGGGCCAACCCTGGAGCTGCCGGACTTCTCCGCCCCGTTCATCGTTGACTGCGATGCATCCGACACAGGTGTCGGTGCAGTTCTTCACCAAGGCGCCGGCCCGATCGCCTTCTTCAGCCGCGCCATGGCGCCCCACCACGCCAAGTTGGCCGCCTACGAGCGCGAGCTGATCGGCCTCGTCAAGGCGGTCAAGCATTGGCGCCCCTACCTTTGGGTGCGCCCGTTCACCGTCCGCACGGACCACTTCGCGCTGAAGTATCTGCTGGATCAACAGCTATCGACCATCCCGCAGCACACTTGGGTCAGCAAGCTCTTCGGCTATGACTTTGCGGTGGAGTTCAAGCCGGGGCGCCAGAACGCTGCCGCCGACGCACTCTCGCATTGTGACGAGTCGGTGGTGTTCCCGGCCGCCTGCGCCATCTCCCGGCCGGATATCGAGCTCTTCGAGGACTTCAGAC AGGGACATGAGGGTGTTCAGAAGACCCTGCACCGGCTGCGCGCCTCGTTCTACAACCCCGGCGCCAATCGTCTGGTGCGCGACTACATCCACGGCTGCGCCACCTGCCAGCGCAACAAGACCGAACATCTACATCCCGCCGGTCTCCTCCAGCCTCTTCCGGTGCCCACAGCGGTATGGCAAGATATCGCACTCGACTTCGTGGAAGGATTCCCTCGCGTCGGTGGCAAGTCGGCCGTCCTCACCGTCGTCGACAGGTTCTCCAAATATGCGCACTTCATCGCCCTCGGCCACCCCTACTCGGCGACCTCGGTGGCGCGTGCCTTCTTCGACCAGATCGTGCGCCTACACGGCATCCCATGTTCCATCGTCAGCAATCGGGACCCTATCTTCACCAGTGCATTCTGGACGGAGCTGTTCAACCTCTCTGGCGTCGAGCTTCACCTCAGCTCTGCATTCCACCCGCAGACTGATGGGCAGTCCGAGGTGACCAACCGCATCTTGGGCGTGTACCTTCGCTGTTTGGCGGGCGATCGGCCGCGTTCTTGGCTTTGCTGGCTTCCCTGGACGGAATTCTGCTACAACTCTTCGTACCAGACAGCGCTGAGGGCGACACCGTTTGAGGTCGTCTATGGTCGCCCCCTGCCGACCATGGCCTCGTATCAGCCAGGAGTGGCCCGCGTCACTGCCTTGGACAAGCAGCTCAAGGAGCGGGACGTGTTCCTGCAGGAGATCCGGGATCGTCTCCTCGCCGCCCAAGCCACCATGAAGCAATACTATgacaaagggcatcgtgacgttgCCTTGCAGGTTGGTGATTGGGCCTGGTTGCGTCTTCATCACCGTTCTGCAGCCGGCATCACCGACAAGTCTTCTGGCAAGCTGGCCCCGAAATACTACGGGCCATACTTGGTGCTTGAGCGCATAGGCGATGTTGCTTACCGCCTGCAGCTCCCTCCCCGGTCCAAGATCCACAACGTTTTCCATGTGGTCTTTCTCAAGAAGCATCAAGGTGATCCTCCTCCAGCAATCGTGCCCTTGCCGCCGGTGATTCATGGACGTGTCGTGCCTACACCAGCATCGGTCAAGCGAGCTTGCCTTAACCGTGGCGTTTGGAAGCTCTGTGTTCGCTGGGTCGGTCGAGACGCGTCGGATTCTACTTGGGAGAAGCTTGAAGAATTCAGGGAGACGTACCCAGAAtttcagctcgaggacgagctgtttcGCGAGGAGGGAGGAAATGTTGTGGACGCCTTTGTAGGCATCCAGTACCGGCGCTGGAACAAGGGCAGTTCGGCTGGCCCTTCATCTAGTGGCTAG
- the LOC120688576 gene encoding protein VAC14 homolog isoform X2: protein MAADALSIIPGAVLRNLSDKLYEKRKNAALEIEGIVKQLATAGEHEKISAVISLLISDFTYSPQANHRKGGLIGLAAVTVGLTSEAAQHLEQIVPPVLSSFLDQDSRVRYYACEALYNIAKVVRGDFIIYFNKIFDALCKLSADSDANVQSAAHLLDRLVKDIVTESDQFSIEEFIPLLRERMNVLNPYVRQFLVGWITVLDSVPDIDMLGFLPDFLDGLFNMLSDSSHEIRQQADAALSEFLQEIKNSPNVDYGRMAEILVRRAGSTDEFTRLTSITWINEFVKLGGEQLVPYYADILGAILPCISDEEEKIRVVARETNEELRAIKADPAEGFDIGAILSIGKRELNSEHEATRIEALHWFSTLLVRYRAEFLAYLNDIFDPLLNALSDPSDAVVLLVLEVHACIAEESHHFHHLVSYLIRTFHNNHVLLEKRGALIVRRLCVLLGAEKVYREFSTILENEIDLDFASIMVQALNLILLTSTELGELRSLLKKSLVDSCGKDLFQSLYASWRHSPMATISLCLLAQAYSHASCVIQSLGEEDINVKFLVQLDKLIRLLETPVFAYLRLQLLEPGKHTWLLKTLYGLLMLLPQQSAAFKILRTRLKTVPFSENIKRTSSANPYSQILQVTEDGNRNQVTDSAINFPSLLLQFENMQQQHRNHLKDQLQSRKSASAATLSQEIQRYEEAHSSSLSEISRLPSGAPPKGIS, encoded by the exons ATGGCCGCGGACGCGCTCTCCATCATCCCGGGCGCCGTGCTGCGGAACCTCTCCGACAAGCTCTACGAGAAGCGGAAGAACGCCGCGCTTGAG ATTGAGGGGATCGTGAAGCAGCTCGCGACGGCTGGGGAGCATGAGAAGATTTCAGCGGTCATCTCGCTGCTCATCAGCGATTTCACCTACTCGCCACAAGCGAACCATCGGAAG GGTGGGTTGATTGGCCTCGCAGCAGTTACCGTCGGACTCACCAGTGAGGCAGCTCAGCATCTCGAG CAAATTGTGCCTCCTGTGCTTAGTTCTTTCTTGGACCAAGATAGCAGAGTGCGCTACTATGCTTGTGAAGCACTATACAACATAGCAAAG GTTGTAAGAGGGGATTTCATCATCTACTTCAACAAGATTTTCGATGCGTTATGCAAGCTTTCTGCAGATTCCGATGCTAATGTGCAGAGTGCAGCTCATCTTCTTGACAGGCTTGTCAAG GATATTGTAACTGAGAGTGATCAGTTCAG CATTGAAGAATTCATACCGCTCTTGAGAGAGCGCATGAATGTGTTGAACCCTTATGTGAGACAATTTTTGGTGGGTTGGATAACAGTGTTGGACAGTGTTCCTGATATTGACATGCTTGGTTTCCTTCCTGATTTTCTCGATG GTTTATTCAATATGCTGAGTGATTCCAGTCATGAGATAAGGCAGCAAGCTGATGCAGCACTTTCTGAGTTTCTGCAGGAGATAAAGAACTCACCA AATGTAGATTATGGTCGTATGGCTGAAATACTCGTTCGGAGGGCAGGCTCTACTGATGAATTCACTCGGTTGACGTCTATCACATGG ATCAACGAGTTTGTTAAGCTTGGTGGGGAACAACTTGTTCCTTACTACGCCGATATATTGGGCGCCATCTTACCATGCATATCTGATGAGGAGGAGAAAATCCGAGTG GTTGCACGCGAAACAAATGAGGAGCTTCGTGCTATCAAAGCTGATCCAGCTGAGGGATTTGATATCGGAGCAATTCTTTCTATTGGAAAAAG AGAATTGAACAGTGAACATGAGGCCACTCGAATTGAAGCATTACATTGGTTCTCCACTCTACTGGTTCGATACCGTGCCGAG TTCTTGGCGTACCTGAACGATATTTTTGATCCACTTCTAAATGCACTTTCTGATCCTTCAGATGCG GTCGTCCTATTAGTATTGGAAGTTCATGCATGTATAGCTGAAGAGTCTCACCACTTCCATCATCTTGTATCTTACCTAATCCGCACCTTCCACAACAATCATGTTCTGCTCGAGAA GCGTGGTGCTTTGATAGTCCGTCGACTCTGTGTTCTTCTGGGTGCTGAAAAAGTATATCGGGAGTTCTCCACTATTCTTGAGAATGAAATTGACCTTGATTTTGCATCCATCATGGTTCAG GCTTTGAATTTGATTTTGCTCACATCAACTGAACTTGGTGAGCTCCGCTCTCTTCTTAAGAAGTCATTGGTGGATTCCTGTGGCAAGGACTTGTTTCAATCTTTATATGCTTCATGGCGCCACTCTCCGATGGCTACGATTAGCTTGTGTTTGCTTGCTCAG GCATACAGTCACGCAAGCTGTGTTATTCAGTCTCTGGGAGAAGAAGACATAAACGTTAAATTTTTGGTTCAATTAGATAAATTGATCCGTCTCTTGGAGACTCCAGTATTTGCTTACTTGCGTTTACAG CTTCTAGAGCCTGGAAAACACACCTGGCTTCTGAAAACTCTTTATGGTCTCCTGATGCTGTTGCCTCAG CAAAGTGCGGCCTTCAAGATCTTGAGGACTCGGCTGAAAACTGTGCCGTTCAGTGAAAATATTAAGCGCACATCTTCAGCAAATCCGTACTCTCAGATTCTGCAAGTGACAGAAGACGGCAATCGAAACCAAGTGACAGATAGTGCAATCAATTTCCCATCCCTTCTTCTTCAATTcgagaacatgcagcagcagcaccgaaACCATTTGAAGGATCAACTGCAATCCCGCAAATCTGCTTCAGCTGCAACATTATCGCag gagatacaaagatatgaagaAGCACATTCCTCTTCGCTATCAGAGATTAGCAGGCTCCCATCAGGAGCACCACCCAAAGGCATTTCATGA
- the LOC120688576 gene encoding protein VAC14 homolog isoform X1, with protein sequence MAADALSIIPGAVLRNLSDKLYEKRKNAALEIEGIVKQLATAGEHEKISAVISLLISDFTYSPQANHRKQGGLIGLAAVTVGLTSEAAQHLEQIVPPVLSSFLDQDSRVRYYACEALYNIAKVVRGDFIIYFNKIFDALCKLSADSDANVQSAAHLLDRLVKDIVTESDQFSIEEFIPLLRERMNVLNPYVRQFLVGWITVLDSVPDIDMLGFLPDFLDGLFNMLSDSSHEIRQQADAALSEFLQEIKNSPNVDYGRMAEILVRRAGSTDEFTRLTSITWINEFVKLGGEQLVPYYADILGAILPCISDEEEKIRVVARETNEELRAIKADPAEGFDIGAILSIGKRELNSEHEATRIEALHWFSTLLVRYRAEFLAYLNDIFDPLLNALSDPSDAVVLLVLEVHACIAEESHHFHHLVSYLIRTFHNNHVLLEKRGALIVRRLCVLLGAEKVYREFSTILENEIDLDFASIMVQALNLILLTSTELGELRSLLKKSLVDSCGKDLFQSLYASWRHSPMATISLCLLAQAYSHASCVIQSLGEEDINVKFLVQLDKLIRLLETPVFAYLRLQLLEPGKHTWLLKTLYGLLMLLPQQSAAFKILRTRLKTVPFSENIKRTSSANPYSQILQVTEDGNRNQVTDSAINFPSLLLQFENMQQQHRNHLKDQLQSRKSASAATLSQEIQRYEEAHSSSLSEISRLPSGAPPKGIS encoded by the exons ATGGCCGCGGACGCGCTCTCCATCATCCCGGGCGCCGTGCTGCGGAACCTCTCCGACAAGCTCTACGAGAAGCGGAAGAACGCCGCGCTTGAG ATTGAGGGGATCGTGAAGCAGCTCGCGACGGCTGGGGAGCATGAGAAGATTTCAGCGGTCATCTCGCTGCTCATCAGCGATTTCACCTACTCGCCACAAGCGAACCATCGGAAG CAGGGTGGGTTGATTGGCCTCGCAGCAGTTACCGTCGGACTCACCAGTGAGGCAGCTCAGCATCTCGAG CAAATTGTGCCTCCTGTGCTTAGTTCTTTCTTGGACCAAGATAGCAGAGTGCGCTACTATGCTTGTGAAGCACTATACAACATAGCAAAG GTTGTAAGAGGGGATTTCATCATCTACTTCAACAAGATTTTCGATGCGTTATGCAAGCTTTCTGCAGATTCCGATGCTAATGTGCAGAGTGCAGCTCATCTTCTTGACAGGCTTGTCAAG GATATTGTAACTGAGAGTGATCAGTTCAG CATTGAAGAATTCATACCGCTCTTGAGAGAGCGCATGAATGTGTTGAACCCTTATGTGAGACAATTTTTGGTGGGTTGGATAACAGTGTTGGACAGTGTTCCTGATATTGACATGCTTGGTTTCCTTCCTGATTTTCTCGATG GTTTATTCAATATGCTGAGTGATTCCAGTCATGAGATAAGGCAGCAAGCTGATGCAGCACTTTCTGAGTTTCTGCAGGAGATAAAGAACTCACCA AATGTAGATTATGGTCGTATGGCTGAAATACTCGTTCGGAGGGCAGGCTCTACTGATGAATTCACTCGGTTGACGTCTATCACATGG ATCAACGAGTTTGTTAAGCTTGGTGGGGAACAACTTGTTCCTTACTACGCCGATATATTGGGCGCCATCTTACCATGCATATCTGATGAGGAGGAGAAAATCCGAGTG GTTGCACGCGAAACAAATGAGGAGCTTCGTGCTATCAAAGCTGATCCAGCTGAGGGATTTGATATCGGAGCAATTCTTTCTATTGGAAAAAG AGAATTGAACAGTGAACATGAGGCCACTCGAATTGAAGCATTACATTGGTTCTCCACTCTACTGGTTCGATACCGTGCCGAG TTCTTGGCGTACCTGAACGATATTTTTGATCCACTTCTAAATGCACTTTCTGATCCTTCAGATGCG GTCGTCCTATTAGTATTGGAAGTTCATGCATGTATAGCTGAAGAGTCTCACCACTTCCATCATCTTGTATCTTACCTAATCCGCACCTTCCACAACAATCATGTTCTGCTCGAGAA GCGTGGTGCTTTGATAGTCCGTCGACTCTGTGTTCTTCTGGGTGCTGAAAAAGTATATCGGGAGTTCTCCACTATTCTTGAGAATGAAATTGACCTTGATTTTGCATCCATCATGGTTCAG GCTTTGAATTTGATTTTGCTCACATCAACTGAACTTGGTGAGCTCCGCTCTCTTCTTAAGAAGTCATTGGTGGATTCCTGTGGCAAGGACTTGTTTCAATCTTTATATGCTTCATGGCGCCACTCTCCGATGGCTACGATTAGCTTGTGTTTGCTTGCTCAG GCATACAGTCACGCAAGCTGTGTTATTCAGTCTCTGGGAGAAGAAGACATAAACGTTAAATTTTTGGTTCAATTAGATAAATTGATCCGTCTCTTGGAGACTCCAGTATTTGCTTACTTGCGTTTACAG CTTCTAGAGCCTGGAAAACACACCTGGCTTCTGAAAACTCTTTATGGTCTCCTGATGCTGTTGCCTCAG CAAAGTGCGGCCTTCAAGATCTTGAGGACTCGGCTGAAAACTGTGCCGTTCAGTGAAAATATTAAGCGCACATCTTCAGCAAATCCGTACTCTCAGATTCTGCAAGTGACAGAAGACGGCAATCGAAACCAAGTGACAGATAGTGCAATCAATTTCCCATCCCTTCTTCTTCAATTcgagaacatgcagcagcagcaccgaaACCATTTGAAGGATCAACTGCAATCCCGCAAATCTGCTTCAGCTGCAACATTATCGCag gagatacaaagatatgaagaAGCACATTCCTCTTCGCTATCAGAGATTAGCAGGCTCCCATCAGGAGCACCACCCAAAGGCATTTCATGA
- the LOC120690807 gene encoding glutamine synthetase root isozyme 5 produces MASLTDLVNLNLSDCTDKIIAEYIWIGGSGIDLRSKARTVKGPITSASQLPKWNYDGSSTGQAPGEDSEVILYPQAIFKDPFRRGDNILVMCDCYTPQGEPIPTNKRYNAAKIFSHPDVAAEVPWYGIEQEYTLLQKDVNWPIGWPVGGYPGPQGPYYCAAGADKAFGRDVVDAHYKACIYAGINISGINGEVMPGQWEFQVGPSVGISAGDEIWVARYILERITEMAGVVLSLDPKPIQGDWNGAGAHTNYSTKSMRQPGGYEVIKKAIEKLGKRHAEHIAAYGEGNERRLTGRHETADINTFKWGVANRGASIRVGRDTEKEGKGYFEDRRPASNMDPYVVTGMIAETTILWKGN; encoded by the exons ATGGCCAGCCTCACCGATCTCGTTAACCTCAACCTCAGCGACTGCACCGACAAGATCATCGCCGAGTACATCTG gattggagggtccGGCATAGACCTCAGGAGCAAAGCAAGG ACGGTGAAAGGCCCCATCACCAGTGCGAGCCAGCTCCCAAAATGGAACTACGATGGCTCCAGCACCGGGCAGGCTCCCGGAGAGGACAGCGAAGTCATCCTCTA CCCTCAAGCCATTTTCAAGGACCCGTTCAGGAGGGGTGACAACATCCTT GTGATGTGCGACTGCTACACGCCACAAGGCGAGCCAATCCCCACTAACAAGAGATACAATGCTGCCAAGATCTTCAGCCACCCGGATGTTGCAGCTGAGGTGCCATG GTACGGTATTGAGCAGGAGTACACCCTCCTTCAGAAGGATGTGAACTGGCCCATTGGCTGGCCTGTTGGTGGATACCCTGGTCCCCAG GGACCATACTACTGCGCTGCCGGTGCCGATAAGGCCTTTGGGCGCGACGTCGTCGACGCCCACTACAAGGCCTGCATCTACGCCGGCATCAACATCAGCGGCATCAACGGCGAGGTCATGCCCGGCCAG TGGGAGTTCCAAGTTGGCCCATCCGTTGGGATCTCTGCCGGCGACGAGATATGGGTTGCCCGCTACATCCTCGAG AGGATCACCGAGATGGCCGGAGTTGTGCTGTCCCTCGACCCGAAGCCAATCCAG GGTGACTggaacggcgccggcgcccacaCCAACTACAGCACCAAGTCGATGAGGCAGCCCGGCGGCTACGAGGTGATCAAGAAGGCGATCGAGAAGCTGGGGAAGAGGCACGCGGAGCACATCGCGGCCTACGGCGAGGGCAACGAGCGCCGCCTCACGGGCCGCCACGAGACCGCCGACATCAACACCTTCAAATGG ggcgTGGCGAACCGCGGCGCGTCCATCCGCGTGGGGCGCGACACGGAGAAGGAGGGCAAGGGCTACTTCGAGGACCGCAGGCCGGCCTCCAACATGGACCCCTACGTCGTCACCGGCATGATCGCCGAGACCACCATCCTGTGGAAGGGAAACTGA